A single window of Nicoliella spurrieriana DNA harbors:
- the hisG gene encoding ATP phosphoribosyltransferase translates to MLKIALTKGRVEDKLIPLLEKCGIDCTPLINKKRKLIITLADQYQFILVKGEDVCTYLRTGTADLGVVGSDILAEQDALEQVDELLDLGTGRCQFIVASKQGFDWNQPQRKVIGTKYPEVARRYFTQLGEDVEIIKISGSVELAPLTGLADAIVDLTETGTTLRVNHLVVHDWLDVITSRLVANPVALKQKRREIFQLVDQLNQVVEENEYENI, encoded by the coding sequence ATGTTAAAAATTGCATTGACTAAGGGCCGGGTGGAAGACAAATTGATCCCATTGTTGGAAAAATGCGGGATTGATTGCACCCCCTTAATCAATAAAAAACGAAAATTGATTATCACCCTGGCTGATCAATATCAATTTATCTTGGTCAAGGGTGAGGATGTTTGTACCTATTTAAGAACCGGGACCGCTGATCTAGGGGTCGTGGGCAGTGACATTCTTGCTGAACAAGATGCCCTAGAACAAGTCGATGAGTTATTGGACCTAGGCACTGGCCGCTGCCAGTTTATCGTGGCTTCCAAACAGGGCTTCGACTGGAACCAACCACAACGCAAGGTGATTGGGACTAAGTATCCGGAAGTTGCACGTCGCTACTTCACCCAATTGGGGGAAGATGTTGAAATTATTAAAATTTCAGGATCGGTGGAATTGGCGCCGTTGACTGGATTAGCGGATGCCATCGTGGACTTGACTGAGACCGGTACAACGTTGCGGGTCAATCACCTGGTGGTTCATGACTGGTTAGATGTCATTACGAGCCGCTTAGTCGCTAACCCGGTGGCGTTAAAACAAAAACGGCGGGAGATTTTTCAATTAGTTGATCAATTAAACCAAGTAGTGGAGGAAAATGAATATGAAAATATATAA
- a CDS encoding TetR/AcrR family transcriptional regulator, producing the protein MYAKRNETIKRIVNGTLTLSKTHGFNRVTVSQIVNEVGINRGTFYRYFNDKNDVIETVENQILNHIDKFQSRLMNMNIHAIRKQIISGAFINYILQLFDMHREVLTLLLSDKGDINFNNKLEFFFTQMNYKTIGKLNFTINKKQKMMIATFLTGAVLNLLKLSLFHPKDYTADDIAKASYELIRDNLIHKL; encoded by the coding sequence ATGTATGCAAAACGAAATGAAACGATTAAGCGAATTGTTAATGGCACGCTCACTTTATCTAAAACCCATGGATTTAACAGAGTAACCGTTAGTCAAATTGTAAATGAAGTGGGCATTAATCGTGGCACCTTTTATCGCTATTTTAATGATAAAAATGATGTGATTGAGACGGTTGAAAATCAAATTTTAAATCATATTGATAAGTTTCAATCCCGATTAATGAATATGAATATCCATGCAATTAGAAAGCAAATTATTTCAGGTGCATTTATTAATTATATTTTGCAACTTTTTGATATGCATCGGGAAGTGCTTACCCTTTTGTTAAGTGACAAGGGTGATATTAATTTTAACAATAAGCTAGAATTTTTCTTTACCCAGATGAATTATAAAACGATTGGCAAGTTAAACTTCACCATCAATAAAAAGCAGAAAATGATGATCGCAACTTTTTTAACCGGTGCAGTCCTAAATTTACTAAAACTGTCCCTTTTTCATCCCAAAGACTATACAGCTGATGATATTGCAAAAGCTAGTTATGAATTAATTCGTGATAATTTAATTCACAAACTGTAA
- the hisF gene encoding imidazole glycerol phosphate synthase subunit HisF: MLAKRIIPCLDIANGRVKKGVNFLNLKDVGDPVTIAAAYEQQGADELVFLDITATNEHRKTMATVVEDVSQQVFMPLTVGGGIQSIADMETLLHAGADKIAINSAAIADPNLITSGAKRFGSQAIVVAIDVKWHPDANAYLVYTHGGTKNTGLSALQWAQTAVAKGAGELLITSMDQDGTKNGFDIRLYNQIAQLVSVPLIASGGAGSIDDFSQLFQSTPVTGALAASVFHYRELLIPEVKRALQKQGVSVRI, translated from the coding sequence ATGTTAGCAAAACGAATTATTCCATGCCTAGACATTGCCAATGGGCGGGTCAAAAAGGGCGTTAATTTTTTAAACTTAAAGGACGTTGGCGATCCGGTTACGATTGCCGCTGCTTATGAGCAACAAGGAGCCGACGAACTGGTTTTTTTGGACATTACCGCGACCAATGAACACCGTAAAACAATGGCCACGGTGGTCGAAGATGTCTCCCAACAGGTCTTTATGCCCCTGACGGTGGGGGGCGGTATTCAATCGATAGCTGATATGGAAACGCTATTACATGCGGGCGCTGATAAAATTGCGATTAACTCCGCCGCAATTGCTGATCCCAATTTAATCACTAGTGGGGCCAAACGGTTTGGTAGTCAGGCAATCGTGGTGGCAATCGATGTCAAATGGCACCCGGATGCAAATGCATACTTAGTCTATACCCATGGGGGGACTAAGAATACCGGTCTTTCAGCATTGCAATGGGCTCAAACTGCCGTTGCCAAGGGAGCTGGTGAGTTGTTGATTACCAGTATGGATCAAGATGGCACCAAAAACGGCTTTGACATTCGCTTATATAATCAAATTGCTCAGCTGGTTTCGGTGCCGTTGATTGCCTCGGGTGGGGCTGGCAGCATTGACGACTTTAGTCAACTATTTCAAAGCACCCCGGTAACCGGGGCCTTAGCAGCGTCCGTGTTTCACTATCGGGAATTATTAATCCCAGAGGTAAAACGAGCACTGCAAAAGCAAGGAGTGAGCGTGAGAATATGA
- a CDS encoding ATP phosphoribosyltransferase regulatory subunit, whose product MDQIKLPTGLRDEVGIVAERKDIVSNWLLKYFRDRCYTRINTPIVEQRNLFNDFTSTNPPYRVFDPAGDDLVLRPDLTLPVARFLSNANIELPRRLYYLGTKFEISPELSGGQNQQTQLGVELIGYDTLKAEMEEVIIMHQLNQHFLHQHQLTIELGHAKLVDQVLDSLDIDHQLHTQMAQALYHKNFPAYNSLLGKIDACDELPFLRKWPRMFGTLDELRQMLLEIKVPKAARPMIDQLVTLAEFASSLPDQQVIIDLSSAVPQKYYTGITFKGYTARSSTYVISGGRYDDLLANFTAKTEPAVGLGINVDALVSIADVELLNQRPVFVYANLDKMQQVTHLIEQRSNYSLALADSLQEAKQQAQAAGATLMVWQAGKGLVEC is encoded by the coding sequence ATGGACCAAATTAAATTACCGACGGGATTAAGAGATGAGGTCGGCATTGTAGCGGAGCGTAAGGACATCGTTAGTAACTGGTTGTTAAAGTACTTTCGGGACCGTTGTTATACTAGAATCAATACCCCGATTGTCGAACAACGCAATCTATTTAATGATTTTACCAGTACCAACCCACCGTATCGGGTATTTGATCCCGCTGGTGATGATCTGGTATTAAGACCGGATTTAACACTGCCGGTTGCACGGTTCTTATCGAATGCTAATATTGAATTGCCACGCAGACTATATTACTTAGGCACTAAATTTGAAATTTCACCGGAGTTATCCGGGGGCCAAAATCAACAAACTCAATTGGGAGTGGAATTGATTGGCTATGACACATTAAAGGCAGAAATGGAGGAGGTGATCATTATGCATCAATTGAACCAGCATTTTTTACATCAACATCAATTAACGATTGAATTAGGGCATGCTAAGTTGGTCGATCAAGTACTAGATTCACTGGATATCGACCATCAATTGCATACGCAAATGGCCCAAGCATTGTACCATAAGAATTTTCCAGCATACAATTCATTGCTAGGTAAAATTGATGCATGTGATGAACTTCCGTTCCTTCGAAAGTGGCCCAGGATGTTTGGAACCCTTGATGAGTTAAGACAAATGCTTCTTGAAATCAAGGTGCCCAAAGCGGCCCGCCCAATGATTGATCAACTAGTGACCCTGGCAGAATTTGCCAGTAGCTTACCTGACCAACAGGTCATCATTGATCTCAGTAGTGCGGTTCCGCAAAAATACTATACTGGCATTACTTTTAAGGGCTATACAGCCCGTTCAAGTACTTATGTGATTAGCGGCGGTCGCTATGACGACCTACTGGCTAACTTCACAGCTAAGACTGAACCGGCCGTTGGATTAGGAATTAACGTCGATGCACTTGTATCAATCGCAGATGTAGAATTACTGAACCAGCGACCGGTTTTTGTATACGCAAATTTAGATAAAATGCAACAAGTGACGCATTTAATTGAGCAACGCTCGAACTATTCATTAGCATTAGCGGATAGTTTGCAGGAGGCTAAGCAACAGGCACAGGCTGCTGGCGCAACGCTGATGGTTTGGCAAGCAGGAAAGGGGTTAGTGGAATGTTAA
- a CDS encoding alpha/beta hydrolase has protein sequence MSTKRKVTIAITTIISIIVIVLCAASAYLYTVISVPAKKSFLSNATISRNNPLYQNQQWFLHTKKDRWFETAAGTNLKLDAYYIPAQTRTNKTAIIAHGYMGNKDTMGVYASLFHQLGYNVLIPDDRGQGQSQGDYIGYGWPDRRDYVKWMHQVVRRNSKQSKIIMFGVSMGGATTMMTSGESDVPKQVKAFIEDCGYDSITNELKHEAKQLYHMPTIPFYPIEPMVSVINKVKNGFFYGDGNSVKQVAKNHRPMLFIHGSNDHFVPTKMVYPVYRASKGPKQLLIVKGAGHASSYQHNKRLYEKTVQQFLNRYVK, from the coding sequence ATGTCTACTAAACGAAAAGTTACCATTGCGATTACCACCATCATCAGTATTATTGTGATCGTTCTTTGTGCGGCGAGTGCTTACCTGTACACCGTTATCTCAGTGCCCGCCAAAAAATCATTTTTATCAAATGCCACCATTTCAAGAAACAACCCGCTCTACCAAAACCAACAGTGGTTTTTACACACTAAAAAGGACCGCTGGTTCGAAACTGCTGCGGGCACGAATTTAAAACTAGATGCATACTACATTCCAGCCCAGACACGCACCAACAAAACCGCAATTATTGCCCATGGTTATATGGGGAATAAAGATACGATGGGCGTATATGCTAGTTTATTCCATCAGCTAGGGTATAACGTATTGATCCCTGATGATCGTGGACAGGGACAAAGTCAGGGTGATTACATCGGTTACGGTTGGCCAGACCGGCGTGACTATGTTAAGTGGATGCACCAGGTGGTCCGTCGTAACAGTAAGCAATCTAAAATTATTATGTTTGGGGTCAGCATGGGGGGCGCCACCACCATGATGACAAGTGGCGAATCAGACGTTCCTAAGCAGGTCAAGGCCTTTATCGAGGATTGCGGCTATGATAGTATTACAAACGAATTAAAGCATGAAGCCAAGCAACTCTACCACATGCCCACGATTCCATTTTATCCAATCGAACCAATGGTCAGCGTCATCAATAAGGTTAAGAACGGCTTCTTTTACGGGGATGGTAACTCAGTCAAACAGGTTGCTAAAAACCATCGGCCCATGCTATTCATCCACGGCAGTAATGATCATTTTGTCCCGACTAAGATGGTCTATCCAGTCTACCGTGCAAGCAAGGGGCCCAAGCAGTTATTAATTGTTAAGGGGGCTGGGCACGCATCATCCTACCAACATAATAAGCGCCTTTACGAAAAAACGGTTCAACAATTTTTAAATCGATATGTAAAATAA
- the budA gene encoding acetolactate decarboxylase: protein MTSKITLFQHGTGAMIVPGLFDGTIDIQELLTHGDTGIGSGDGLDGESIINNGTPLLIRGDGSVTIADDHFTVPFVNAHFAAYSTINNIQINDFQSLGNYIFKHHQYQNILFSVKLHGQFEWVKTRSVFKQSKPYPSLVATAKSEKRFESQHLSGTVIAYYYPDAFSKFAVGGFHAHFISDDQSIGGHLMNFSGFNGDLGIQKFKKLDLELPIDNADYLNHDFKNDDIEAAINQAERES, encoded by the coding sequence ATGACAAGCAAAATAACTTTATTTCAACATGGCACCGGTGCAATGATCGTCCCGGGATTATTCGATGGGACCATCGACATTCAAGAATTATTAACGCATGGTGATACTGGGATTGGTAGTGGAGACGGCCTTGATGGTGAATCAATCATCAACAACGGAACCCCGCTTTTAATCCGGGGCGACGGTAGTGTTACAATTGCTGATGATCACTTCACAGTTCCGTTCGTTAACGCTCACTTCGCAGCCTATTCAACTATTAATAATATACAAATTAACGATTTCCAATCACTAGGGAATTATATTTTCAAGCACCACCAATACCAAAACATCTTATTTTCTGTCAAACTGCATGGTCAATTCGAATGGGTTAAAACCAGATCCGTATTTAAACAAAGCAAGCCTTATCCATCATTAGTCGCAACTGCTAAATCAGAGAAACGATTTGAAAGTCAGCATCTTTCTGGGACCGTTATTGCATACTATTATCCAGATGCATTCAGTAAGTTTGCAGTCGGTGGCTTTCACGCTCACTTTATCTCAGATGATCAAAGCATTGGTGGACACTTGATGAACTTTTCAGGGTTCAATGGTGATTTAGGGATTCAAAAGTTTAAAAAGCTTGATTTGGAACTGCCGATTGATAATGCAGACTATCTAAACCATGACTTTAAAAATGATGATATTGAAGCTGCAATCAATCAAGCTGAACGAGAATCATAA
- a CDS encoding glutamate--cysteine ligase: MFSKIGNLLFEKEAVARTSDFRMGLEIEMDRADETGHLSKEPYPDTIGDAHSNPWITEDFLIAMSEVVTPPADSPLDAMHYLYRINNALRNALAPGEILWPLSMPPIMPKNKTNDLITDATPEKREFLVNWVKLHHGMEKALPCGAHINLSIHNHVIKLIQSEMSDQFKTEQDVKDYLYMRLGQGFVRYRWIITYLFGASPIAEANYYDHDKGPDQPIRSLRQTNRYGYGAKFLVDYTSIDKYIASIHDAVKKKLLVRASEGQGPIRFRGGKDLDDLRNTGIQYLELRMLDLDPTSEIGIKTNTIRFIRVMASYFIMNPPLKQSTVNEALTEANRVNDEVASEHPNHFNHQVQARSFLRRLQLFVDQIQAGPEYDEVLQEMEMRVEHPELTPSAQLVKQIKNGSLVDYAVKTGMKYQQSALVALRPFDGFDTTKQPTSEELKKYLFRNSFKS, encoded by the coding sequence ATGTTTAGTAAAATTGGTAACCTCCTATTTGAAAAAGAAGCAGTCGCAAGAACTTCAGACTTTCGAATGGGATTAGAAATTGAAATGGACCGGGCTGATGAAACCGGTCACTTAAGTAAGGAACCATACCCGGACACCATTGGGGATGCCCATAGTAATCCATGGATTACCGAGGACTTTTTAATTGCAATGTCTGAAGTGGTCACACCACCAGCTGATAGCCCATTAGATGCAATGCATTATTTATATCGAATCAATAATGCGTTAAGAAATGCGTTAGCCCCTGGTGAAATCTTATGGCCATTATCAATGCCACCAATCATGCCCAAGAACAAAACTAACGATTTAATTACCGATGCAACCCCTGAAAAACGCGAGTTTTTAGTTAATTGGGTTAAGCTACACCATGGAATGGAAAAGGCCCTTCCGTGTGGCGCTCACATTAATTTAAGTATTCATAACCACGTTATCAAGTTGATTCAGTCTGAGATGAGTGATCAATTCAAGACTGAACAAGATGTAAAGGACTATCTTTACATGCGACTTGGACAAGGATTCGTAAGATATAGATGGATTATTACATACTTATTCGGTGCTAGTCCAATTGCCGAAGCAAACTATTATGACCATGATAAGGGCCCTGATCAACCAATTAGAAGTTTAAGACAGACCAATCGTTACGGATACGGCGCTAAGTTCTTAGTTGATTATACCAGTATCGATAAATACATCGCTTCTATTCACGACGCAGTTAAAAAGAAACTATTAGTTCGCGCTTCTGAGGGACAGGGCCCAATCCGGTTCCGGGGTGGGAAAGACCTTGACGACCTAAGAAACACTGGAATTCAATATCTTGAGTTACGGATGTTAGATCTTGATCCAACCAGTGAAATTGGAATCAAGACCAACACCATCCGCTTTATTCGGGTAATGGCCAGTTACTTTATCATGAACCCACCATTAAAGCAATCCACGGTCAATGAAGCATTAACCGAGGCCAATCGGGTAAATGATGAAGTCGCTAGTGAACATCCAAACCACTTTAACCATCAGGTCCAAGCCCGTTCGTTCCTAAGAAGACTCCAGTTATTTGTGGACCAAATTCAAGCTGGTCCCGAATACGATGAAGTCTTACAGGAAATGGAAATGCGGGTCGAACATCCTGAATTAACGCCTAGTGCCCAGCTAGTCAAACAAATTAAGAATGGTTCACTAGTTGATTATGCTGTCAAAACGGGAATGAAGTACCAACAAAGTGCATTAGTGGCCCTCCGGCCATTCGATGGTTTTGATACCACTAAGCAACCCACGAGTGAGGAATTAAAGAAGTACCTATTTAGAAATTCATTTAAGTCATAA
- the hisH gene encoding imidazole glycerol phosphate synthase subunit HisH, translating to MIAIIDYNAGNVYNVLKACQRIGVDAKLTADPAEIKTADAVLFPGVGAFKDAMDTLQDRGLVEVIKQTVNNGTPFLGICLGMQLLFDSSNEFGNANGLGLIPGEIIKIPDDDGKRIVPEAGWNQNEVAKLNSIFNGVNGQYTYFTHSYYAQCDPQYVVSSVDYGVSIPAIVQRDNIYGFQFHPEKSGPVGLKLLQTFFERAVRA from the coding sequence ATGATTGCAATCATCGACTATAATGCTGGCAATGTTTACAACGTGTTAAAGGCGTGCCAACGCATCGGAGTGGATGCAAAACTTACTGCTGATCCAGCAGAAATTAAGACCGCTGATGCAGTCCTGTTTCCAGGCGTCGGTGCCTTTAAGGATGCCATGGATACACTGCAGGACCGGGGCTTAGTGGAGGTAATTAAACAAACGGTCAACAACGGGACCCCGTTTTTAGGCATCTGTTTGGGGATGCAATTACTGTTTGATTCTTCCAATGAATTTGGGAACGCTAATGGATTAGGCTTGATTCCAGGTGAAATCATTAAAATCCCGGACGATGATGGCAAGCGCATCGTCCCCGAAGCAGGGTGGAACCAAAATGAAGTGGCTAAACTAAATTCTATTTTTAACGGGGTTAACGGTCAATACACTTACTTTACCCACTCCTATTATGCGCAATGCGACCCTCAATACGTAGTATCGAGTGTGGATTACGGGGTCTCGATTCCTGCAATTGTACAACGTGATAATATTTACGGTTTTCAATTCCATCCGGAAAAAAGTGGTCCGGTGGGCTTAAAGCTATTACAAACATTTTTTGAACGGGCGGTGAGAGCATGA
- the hisJ gene encoding histidinol-phosphatase HisJ — MLKIDAHTHTHLCPHGSGESTRKMVERAIQLGFSEYHITEHAPMPTNFASAFGGPLADIESEGLAPADVERYLKLATDLQREYCGQIKISVGFEIEFLADFVDQTQAFFDQYGQETQSNILSVHYLKAANGKYFGIDYDPAELLAGFATEMRAPQQLYERYLKAVLASAQIDWHRSQPLALGHISLIKKFQDYFQFPAAFDQHNQHLIDQIINAMQKHDLSLDYNAAGLYKKFGNDFYPGVQILKRALAAKIPIQFGSDAHSIDEVGHGWHMLNSFQKVLTNEIN; from the coding sequence ATGCTTAAAATTGATGCCCATACCCATACGCACCTCTGCCCACATGGCAGTGGTGAATCCACTCGAAAAATGGTTGAACGTGCGATTCAACTGGGCTTTTCTGAATATCATATTACCGAACACGCGCCAATGCCGACGAACTTTGCGAGCGCCTTCGGGGGACCATTAGCTGATATTGAGTCGGAAGGACTAGCCCCCGCTGATGTAGAGCGGTATCTAAAATTAGCCACTGACTTACAACGTGAATATTGTGGTCAAATTAAAATTAGCGTCGGGTTTGAAATCGAATTTTTGGCTGACTTTGTCGATCAAACCCAGGCCTTTTTTGACCAGTACGGCCAAGAGACCCAGAGTAACATCCTATCAGTTCACTATTTAAAGGCTGCTAATGGGAAGTATTTTGGGATTGACTATGATCCAGCCGAATTACTTGCGGGTTTTGCCACGGAGATGCGGGCTCCTCAACAACTATACGAACGCTATTTAAAAGCAGTATTAGCTAGTGCCCAAATTGATTGGCACCGTTCACAGCCCTTAGCACTAGGCCACATTAGTTTAATTAAAAAATTTCAGGATTATTTTCAATTTCCAGCTGCATTTGATCAACATAATCAACACTTGATTGATCAAATTATTAATGCAATGCAGAAACACGATTTAAGCTTAGACTACAATGCGGCCGGACTATATAAAAAATTTGGCAATGATTTTTATCCCGGAGTTCAAATCTTAAAACGCGCATTAGCAGCCAAGATTCCAATTCAATTCGGTTCTGACGCGCATTCAATTGATGAGGTCGGTCACGGCTGGCACATGCTAAATTCTTTTCAAAAAGTGTTGACAAATGAAATTAATTAG
- a CDS encoding HisA/HisF-related TIM barrel protein produces MIYPAIDLQAGNSVRLYQGDFKRSTVVAADPLEQARAIAAAGINYLHLVDLDGAKAGRPVNQQLGIQIAQRINRVTEVGGGIRNAATIDQYLSNGLTRVILGSVALNDPELTVAMINQYGSDRITIGIDGRDGMVATDGWLNQSKVPMVKLINAMAQGGATRFIVTDTATDGTLAGPNIPLLSALQSRFPALTFVASGGISNATDITALQQAGLLDVIVGKALAVGNVTLQEIAEVNQC; encoded by the coding sequence ATGATCTATCCAGCAATTGATTTACAAGCAGGCAATAGTGTTCGTTTGTATCAGGGTGATTTCAAGCGTTCCACTGTGGTGGCTGCGGACCCACTGGAACAGGCGCGAGCAATTGCTGCTGCCGGCATTAATTACCTCCACTTAGTCGACCTAGATGGTGCTAAGGCGGGGCGCCCAGTTAATCAACAACTAGGGATTCAAATTGCACAACGAATTAATAGGGTTACTGAGGTCGGTGGGGGCATCCGGAACGCAGCCACCATTGACCAATATTTAAGCAATGGCCTAACTAGGGTCATTTTAGGGTCCGTGGCATTAAATGATCCTGAATTAACGGTTGCGATGATTAATCAGTATGGCAGTGATCGCATTACGATTGGCATTGACGGTCGTGATGGTATGGTGGCTACTGATGGGTGGTTAAATCAATCGAAAGTCCCAATGGTGAAGTTAATTAATGCGATGGCTCAGGGGGGAGCTACCCGGTTTATCGTTACTGATACAGCCACTGATGGCACCTTAGCGGGGCCCAACATTCCCCTGCTAAGCGCTTTACAAAGCCGGTTTCCAGCCTTAACGTTCGTTGCATCCGGTGGGATTAGTAACGCCACAGACATCACGGCCTTGCAGCAAGCGGGGCTATTGGATGTCATCGTTGGCAAGGCGTTAGCTGTTGGAAATGTGACATTACAAGAGATTGCGGAGGTGAATCAATGTTAG
- the hisD gene encoding histidinol dehydrogenase, giving the protein MKIYNESLAKMKQIVDTYTSQTIDLEIEKTVSTIIQNVAKDGDEALRDYERKFDNVNLADFSIPEFQLEQALDEIDADLRAALELAKRNITSFHKQEIENSFVDVSTPGIMRGEKITPMASVGLYVPGGTAAYPSTIMMCGIPAKLAGVKRVVMVTPPQPDGVNPAVLAAAKLAGVDEVYQIGGAQAIAALAYGTETIAPVDKIMGPGNIFVATAKKQVFGKVAIDMVAGPSEIGILADDSADAREVAADLLSQAEHDKRARPMLITDSQSLATAVSNEVDRQLATLPRKEIASVAVSDRGFIAVMDDVADMFELMNTVAPEHLEVQLANPTQYLGMIKNAGSVFLGRYASEPLGDYVAGPNHVLPTGGTARFASPLGVYDFVKRTQFIQFDEPSLKADVKAITKLARTEGLEAHARAVEARFSSKGE; this is encoded by the coding sequence ATGAAAATATATAATGAATCTTTAGCTAAAATGAAGCAAATTGTTGATACTTACACAAGCCAAACGATTGATTTGGAAATTGAAAAAACGGTTAGTACGATCATTCAAAACGTTGCGAAAGATGGTGATGAAGCGTTACGCGACTATGAACGCAAATTTGATAACGTTAATCTAGCCGATTTTTCAATTCCAGAGTTCCAATTAGAACAGGCATTGGATGAAATCGATGCTGACTTAAGGGCGGCGCTCGAATTAGCCAAACGCAACATTACTAGTTTCCACAAACAAGAAATTGAAAATAGCTTCGTTGACGTAAGCACTCCCGGCATCATGCGGGGAGAAAAAATTACCCCGATGGCAAGCGTGGGCCTCTATGTCCCCGGTGGGACCGCTGCTTACCCATCGACGATTATGATGTGTGGAATTCCCGCTAAGTTAGCCGGAGTCAAACGGGTAGTAATGGTAACGCCACCACAACCAGATGGGGTGAATCCCGCGGTGTTAGCAGCTGCTAAGCTGGCGGGCGTGGACGAAGTTTATCAAATTGGCGGGGCCCAGGCCATTGCAGCTTTAGCATACGGGACTGAAACGATCGCACCAGTTGATAAGATTATGGGACCCGGGAATATTTTTGTCGCAACTGCGAAGAAGCAGGTCTTTGGGAAGGTGGCCATCGATATGGTAGCGGGACCATCTGAAATTGGCATCTTAGCTGATGATAGTGCTGATGCACGCGAAGTCGCTGCTGATTTGTTGTCACAAGCTGAACACGACAAGCGGGCCCGGCCAATGTTGATCACAGATAGCCAATCGTTAGCAACGGCCGTCTCAAATGAGGTCGATCGCCAATTAGCTACACTACCCCGGAAGGAGATTGCATCAGTGGCCGTCTCAGACCGTGGCTTCATTGCCGTGATGGATGACGTTGCCGATATGTTTGAGCTAATGAACACGGTTGCTCCGGAACACTTGGAGGTGCAATTGGCGAATCCCACTCAATACCTGGGGATGATTAAAAACGCTGGTTCAGTCTTTTTGGGCCGTTACGCCAGTGAACCACTGGGTGATTATGTTGCTGGACCAAACCATGTGTTGCCAACCGGTGGGACCGCTCGATTTGCATCACCGCTTGGGGTTTATGATTTTGTGAAGCGGACCCAGTTCATTCAATTTGACGAGCCTAGCTTAAAGGCCGACGTTAAAGCAATCACGAAGTTAGCACGGACTGAAGGATTAGAAGCACATGCGCGTGCGGTTGAAGCACGATTTAGTTCAAAGGGGGAATAA
- the hisB gene encoding imidazoleglycerol-phosphate dehydratase HisB: protein MRSAKVVRKTNETDITVELNLDEQTGIEINTGVGFIDHMLTLFAKHGRFGLVVQVNGDLEVDSHHSVEDAGIALGAALCEALGDKKQIERYGDAFVPMDETLAQVVIDLSGRSYLVFNADLTNPRLGNFETEVTEDFFQAFAFNGFMNLHARVLYGRNTHHQIEALFKATGRALRKAVTINPAIKGVNSTKGVI from the coding sequence ATGCGGAGCGCTAAGGTTGTTAGAAAAACAAATGAAACTGATATTACGGTGGAATTGAACCTGGATGAACAAACGGGCATCGAAATCAACACGGGGGTCGGCTTTATCGATCACATGCTCACCCTGTTTGCTAAGCACGGACGGTTCGGGTTAGTGGTTCAGGTCAATGGCGACTTAGAAGTCGATTCGCACCACTCGGTTGAAGATGCGGGAATTGCGCTGGGTGCGGCCCTTTGTGAAGCGCTAGGCGATAAAAAACAAATTGAACGGTACGGGGATGCATTCGTACCGATGGATGAAACCCTGGCGCAGGTCGTGATTGATTTAAGCGGTCGTTCATACCTTGTCTTTAATGCAGATTTAACTAATCCCCGATTGGGTAATTTTGAGACGGAAGTGACCGAAGACTTTTTCCAAGCGTTTGCATTTAACGGCTTCATGAACCTGCACGCCCGGGTATTATATGGAAGAAACACGCACCACCAAATCGAAGCACTGTTCAAGGCGACCGGCCGGGCACTACGCAAGGCGGTAACGATTAACCCGGCAATTAAGGGCGTTAACTCAACTAAGGGGGTCATCTAA